The Coregonus clupeaformis isolate EN_2021a chromosome 27, ASM2061545v1, whole genome shotgun sequence genomic sequence tCTTGTACACCAAGGACCCGGGGACGAGTTGCAGGGTAGAGGATAAGAGAAGAAAGTGTCTATTTTAAAGCTATAAAAAAAATAGCTTGCAACATGCTtgtgctagaaaaggttggagacccctgttaTACAGTATGCAGCCACAAAATTAAACAAAAAATGTGTTCTTAAAAAGAACACATTCTTTGATATTTAATATCACCATTCTACATCATTTCATTTTAACGCAGTCTAGACAGATGAGGATTAATTATGGATTGACCCACCTTTCAAGTCTTTTCTCAATAACTCAACTTCTCTTCTGCCCCTAATCTTGACAGCTCtcatttctaatacatttgcctCATAATCCTCATTGTTGATCTTGATTGTCACTTTGCTGTTCTCTGTCACAGCCTCCTCCAGGTTGTAGTTGGTGAACATGTCGAAAGGCACCATTGTCCCACTGTGGTTTTGGTACTGCCACTCCACCAGGCTGCTCACCAGGAAAGCTTTCTGTCTGCGGTTCTCTTTCCTCTCCTGGTCCAGGAGCATGTCCATGATGTGGCCGTCTGCTGTAAGCACATCGCGGCTCAGGCCCTCCAGGCAGATCAGGGAGTCGGGGCCCTTCTTCTCCAGGCGTATCCTGACCGTCAGCTCCCTCTGCATGGCCTGCAACTTCTCCATGTCCTCCTGGCTCAGCTGGCTGATGTACGGGTTCTTGATGGTTTTCTCAGTTTGCTCCTTCACGATGAGGTTTTTAATCCAGTCCCGGGCAAGCCTCACAGCCTGGGGGTTCTCTGCACACAACTGGAACACGGTCGGGGCAAACTCCTCTCCCTCCATGACAAAGTTTTCACGGGCAGAGTGCTCATCACTGGGTCCCATAAAGAATGTTGTCACTGAATCTATGAAGAAAGAGAACACATAACATAAACTCCTTGACAAAATGTAATTTGAGATTATAATAACTATATTGTATTAGTACACATTGAGCTCATATTGTCTTCTACCTCGCACACTTCCATTCTCACTGACCTTTTATCTTGGTTAAAAAGCccttctcctccactccctctcccactctcctcttcATGCTCTCGTGGAACTCAGTCATCATGGTGGTCTGGAATATCAGGATCTTCACACTTCTCACAAACCGTCCCTTTCTCTTCTTCACAAAGTCCACCACCGCGTCAATCATGGCGTCCGCAACAGCAGAGGGACTCGCTCCACCCtggcctgacagacagacagatggaggcAGACAGACAATAACATGGCTATGGAGGCAAACAGAAAGACACAGATGGAGACAAAAGTACAGACAGACAATGACATGATGCAAATCTGTCCCTGAGAGTGACTAATCACAAGAAAAATATGGAAGAAAGGGAAGGAGACAAGAAAAATACGGAAGGGAAGGAGACAAGGAAAATATGGAAGGGAAGGAGACAaggaaaatattgtatttttatttaactaggcaccCTGCGTCACCCTATGGGACAcctgatcacggccggttgtgatacagcctgggctcgaacccgggtctgtagtgacacctctagcaccgcgatgcagtgccttagactgctgcgccactcaggatcccAACAAGTAAAAGAGCGAGGCATAGTTTGTGTggggaaaaataaaaaaagcagaaaCACGCAGAAAGAATAAGATTATTTGAAAATTAGGCTAAGAAAAGTAGCAGGTAGTCAGTATGAGTAGCAGGTAGTCCCTAGCACATGGAAGCAAAACATATGGCCACTCCACAACCTCAGAGTAGGAACAaagaacacaacagaacaggcCAGCACACTGCAGCCAAGTACAACAAAAACATGCAACTACCCAGGACAGTGTAGTCCAATAAAGACCATTAAAGCAGAGTACCTGTTCCAAGAGCTGGGAAGGACACTGAGGTGAACTTTTGCTCCTCACACTTCTTGAGAACATTGTACACAGTCTCTTTAATGATCTCAGGGTCATTGTGTCCCACAATGTGCATGATGTGTCTGCATGGGAGAGATCCTGCTGATGTCATTATCATTCTGCATTGCTGGAAGCTTGGGGATTTGACTGTAGAGAGGCATACAAGGAAAGGTTTTCATGTCAAGAATCTGTTACTAAAATATACAATCAATGCACACCAGTGTTGTAGGACCCATGGACTGGACTCTGACTTTAGACTTTTACAAGACAGTATCAAACAGTACTGAAATGTAATCTCATTCACAGCCAACATGACTACCAGTTTCAAGGACATGGATACACACCAATCTCTGAGCACTCCAATTCCACCTTCAATCCAGCTCCTTCTAAAATGGATTTGGATACACCTGAAGAAACAAAGACATTAAATAAGTTGTGAGCAACCATTAAATAAGTTGTGGGTCTGTGGGGGTTTATGGGATTTAGCTTGCTTCCTGATCGTATAGTTGTAAACACTGTTAATTTGGATTGTGTAGATCTTAAACATCCTTATAAGGTGTCCCTTAGAATTTGTCTTTGTAGCCTCATAAACATGAAACATTGGTTACCACACCTATGCTTTTGTCAGAGGTACAAGTCACCTGATTTGAGGTTAAAGTCCTTATTGGAGGAGTTGACAATGACGTCACTGGTCTCCTTGGTGATGTCTCCTGATGAAACTTCAAAAGTCATGTGACCCATCTGCATGCTGTACACACCCAGAGAAGGTGATgacacctgtccaaagaagcCTGCACCTAATGAAAATAACATGTTTAGACAAGAGGTTTCTGTGGAAACAGACACGCTCTAAAGAGGCAGCAGGGTCTCAATGGTTGAATATTTTGGGGGAGATTTTGAAGGCTGTGAGTTAAGCTTACCAGAGGGCTGCTGTGATTGGCCAACATAGGATTTGGGATGTTGTGATTGGCCAACATAGGATTTGGAATGTTGTGATTGGCTGGCACCTGAACTCTGCCAATTATTCCCTTGTGTCTGACCTTTGAATTCCCTGACAAAGCACTGTAAACAGGAGATATAAAAGTGTGGAGCATTTATCAAACATATCTAAGAGCACAACAAACAAAGACAAAGGTGAGGTTATCCCAACAATACAATCTCTGTGTGATGATAAACACTGAATCCCCCTTTAAACCATTTTCCATCTTCAAACTTACATCCACAGTTTGGGTGTCACTGGGGTGGACCACGATGGCCACCTCTTTTAGGTGTGTGGAGTGTCTTCtctggctgaagtctttgacctCCTGCAGAAGAAGCTTGGACACCAGGCCCTTAGGGAATCCCATGTTCCCAGTGCCAATGGCAGGGAAAGACAGGGATGCCAGCCTATGCTTCTCTGCCTCGCTCAGGCAATCTCTGATGATCGTTATCAATATCTTAAATCACAAACACATAGAcaattttagaaatgttttactAAAACCTTTCGATGCACTGATCACGCCCACTCTCAATAACCACTTcttaatttgagctggatcctgccggaacaggatccgGACCTCTCAGATTTGACTTTGTTTGTTCCGGCACCTATTTGCCCGATACCTCTCGCGGCATGATTTATTAATTGTTTCACTGTTCGCACTGTATACATTCTAATAAAAGCGATCAGCGTTAAATCAAGGTGCCTCGTCGTTATTTCTCCCACCCCACAGAAAGACCATCATGTAGAAGTGCGGGGATCCTTCATCCTATCCTGCCACACTgattccagacctgctctcttatttgTACATAGAGGTTATTGGGAGTGCGGGTGGGGTAAGTAACTGATCTTGACACAGGTCTTGGTAGTGGTGGTCAGCTAGTGAAGAGGTCCCTACGTAATCACGTTACGTAGCCTAGGCTAGTCGTCTCCATACTGAGTTTGAATCGTGGGAAAGCCAAGTAAAAAAATGAATAAGAAAAGGCAATCGAGTTTGATGACATTTTTCAAgtccaaaaatccagagaaagatgGTGAATCGAACCCAGAACGAGCCAGAGAACTGTCAGTGCTGGAGGAGTGAGGGGCAAACGGTTCCTGATGGCGATGCCTTAGCTAGCAGCGCTGCTAATCCCgccagttcagcatcaccaccggcacctccactagctagtaggcctactagcgagtcagactcagtgggagagggagacggggagctgggggggaggggggcagtgcATCCACCAACGAAGTGCTCGGAGCTGGTGCAATTTGCAGTTCAAGAACAAGCAAACACATAACCCCTGGCTTGTCATGCAGAATTCAAAGTTGggctgtacaacatgcaaaaaggtaGGGAGCTTGGGTCTAGAAATGACTGGAGGGATTAAACTAGCAAAAGAGTGGGTGGAATCCACAGTAAGTTAACATCCTATGCCTCAgacgtaaaaaacaacaacaaagagccCTCAGAAAAAAGGTTTTTGAACATGCCCGAACCAAAGCGCATTTGGTGGCAGCAAGCCTTGTAGACAAGGCTAAAGAGGACACCCAGGTTATAGTTAACCTCTACTGGATCGGTGTCCCGtttacgggacggttgagctaacgtgcgctaatgtgattagcatgactgttgtaagtaacagcaaactttccaggacatagacatgtcttatatgggcagaaagcttaatgtcttgttaatctaactgcactgtccaatttacagtagctattaccatgctattgttggaggagagtgcacaacaacaaaaaacatatcaaagcaactggtttgatacattcacctctgaaggtaaataatgtacttatattcagtaatcttgctcagatttgtcatcctaagggtcccagagataaaatgtagcatagttttgtttgataaaatcaatttttatattcaaatctaggaactgggttctacagtttgaacccctgctgcctctggctccacacccaccccacccagtcatctagatgtgtgaaagttagtgtataagctaatgatccatcatgtatgacattcctgggagtgtgtaaacttacattttgttttaccatatcatttttgtatgttctttaTAGTTAtgaacttgaaaatgtatcaattgaccaattcggcacatttgggcagacttgatacaaaatagtccagtattgcaatgcttcactggatcaatctgatactttgcacacactgctgccatctagtggccaaaatcgaagttgcgcctaaactgcaatattatattgtggcctttctcttgcatttcaaagatgatggaacaaaaaaatatataaaacacatgtttttttgtttgtattatcttttaccagatctaatgtgttatattctcctacatacATTTCACATtcccacaaacttcaaagtgtttcctttcaaatggtatcaagaatatacatatccttacttcaggtcctgagctacaagcagttagatttgggtatgtcattttaggcgaaaatagAAAAAAAGGGTCCAATCCTTGAGAGGTTAACactcaaaataaaaaaaatagacaatacagcCAGAGTCTTCAGAACAGCCATAGGAGGCTAAACGTCACAGCCAGAGGTCCGCTCATGGCTTTGAGCAATAAATTGACTCTCAGGAGTTAAACGGACTTGACATGGGGAGAGACATTGTGGGAGGTTTTGAAAACTAAGGTAGGACATTTTTTTCCctttacaaacttgttctgtactgtgaaggtaatctgaatatgtgcttcatattatcacataggcaggaggcctatatattctcatatgtgtgttctgctgtagACTACAttgatacattttattttaagtTATATTCCGATATTGTGATATTTGTTCTACTGCTACGTTGATGTCATTTTTTTCTCAATGTGCTCCGGCACCTCAGAgccccccccatcccccatcgTGCTCACTATGTGTTCCGGGACCTCCCGATGTACAAATTAAGCACAGTCAATAACTCATAGCTTACCTTCTCTGCTGAGCCAGCTCCCTGGTCCCAATGGGGGCAGACAGTATGGATCACTCTCTGACATCGCAGGTTGTAACCGTCGGTGACCACAACGTCACCATAGGCCAATCTGATGGTGCGAGCCTCATCGGTGGCTGCTGATTGGAGCCCAGGACCGGCTGCCTTTAAGATGGCATTGGACACAGCACCTTTACTCAGGTCCACATCCTCAGAGATGGTGTTGACGATGCCATCAGACTAGAGGTGTCAAAACAAATGACCAAACATTCATGAAGCGAG encodes the following:
- the LOC121541784 gene encoding protein mono-ADP-ribosyltransferase PARP15, with amino-acid sequence EILQTNRTQEGLKIILRKGNIQEECSDGIVNTISEDVDLSKGAVSNAILKAAGPGLQSAATDEARTIRLAYGDVVVTDGYNLRCQRVIHTVCPHWDQGAGSAEKILITIIRDCLSEAEKHRLASLSFPAIGTGNMGFPKGLVSKLLLQEVKDFSQRRHSTHLKEVAIVVHPSDTQTVDCFVREFKGQTQGNNWQSSGASQSQHSKSYVGQSQHPKSYVGQSQQPSGAGFFGQVSSPSLGVYSMQMGHMTFEVSSGDITKETSDVIVNSSNKDFNLKSGVSKSILEGAGLKVELECSEIVKSPSFQQCRMIMTSAGSLPCRHIMHIVGHNDPEIIKETVYNVLKKCEEQKFTSVSFPALGTGQGGASPSAVADAMIDAVVDFVKKRKGRFVRSVKILIFQTTMMTEFHESMKRRVGEGVEEKGFLTKIKDSVTTFFMGPSDEHSARENFVMEGEEFAPTVFQLCAENPQAVRLARDWIKNLIVKEQTEKTIKNPYISQLSQEDMEKLQAMQRELTVRIRLEKKGPDSLICLEGLSRDVLTADGHIMDMLLDQERKENRRQKAFLVSSLVEWQYQNHSGTMVPFDMFTNYNLEEAVTENSKVTIKINNEDYEANVLEMRAVKIRGRREVELLRKDLKDDSSVSLPAHWDDMKGSLLMLVPLTPGSKGYNDVEQEFQKTLLNNTIVKIERVQNEALWKSYQIRKNLLEDKNKHTNNEKLLFHGTSSDSITQINNHGFNRSYAGTHGAAIGNGSYFAVDSRYSAGGYSKADAQGLKRMYLARVLVGDFTRGQKGLIVPPAKPSGKDADLYDSVTDNTSNPTMFVIFNDVQAYPEFLITFK